The following are encoded together in the Weissella soli genome:
- a CDS encoding phosphatase PAP2 family protein, with protein MRKPMRTFDYFQLGLALFGLTIFLCLMLGVLYDLPYLHWIDQLGLHQIREPLTAERSWFFRNVTRAGNTRWTAVVMAATIAVSLIVKKYDIAVFMFVNVAIFALGGMVVLKHTFNRPRPDILHLVSASGTSFPSGHALNSILLYGSLIVLTHYYVHNIYLRYAFTTLLATLIIAIPMSRVYLGVHYLSDVLAGMSLGTFFLIMSKEFIFKYRTREFFENEENT; from the coding sequence ATGCGGAAACCCATGCGAACATTTGATTATTTTCAACTTGGTTTAGCCCTTTTTGGATTAACTATTTTTCTATGCTTAATGCTTGGTGTGCTTTATGATTTGCCTTACTTGCATTGGATTGATCAGCTTGGCTTGCACCAGATTCGTGAGCCGTTAACCGCTGAACGATCATGGTTTTTCCGTAACGTCACTCGGGCTGGTAATACCCGCTGGACGGCGGTAGTGATGGCTGCCACCATTGCTGTCTCACTCATCGTTAAAAAATACGATATCGCCGTCTTTATGTTTGTGAATGTGGCGATCTTTGCCCTTGGTGGAATGGTTGTGCTCAAACATACGTTTAACCGACCACGGCCCGATATTTTGCACCTAGTATCAGCTAGTGGCACTTCTTTCCCATCCGGGCATGCCTTGAATTCCATACTATTATATGGTTCGTTAATTGTTCTAACGCATTACTATGTGCACAATATTTATCTGCGCTACGCGTTTACCACGCTGCTCGCAACGCTAATCATTGCCATTCCCATGAGTCGTGTGTACTTAGGTGTCCATTATCTATCAGACGTTTTGGCTGGCATGTCCCTGGGTACCTTTTTCCTAATCATGTCTAAAGAATTTATTTTCAAATATCGTACAAGGGAGTTCTTCGAAAATGAAGAAAACACATAA
- a CDS encoding M1 family metallopeptidase — protein MAGVARFIETFVPAHYDLRIDINRETKVIAGTTTIYGEAKNTTVKVHEHDLTVSAVQLLDEGTGVLTPAEFVVTPANDEIAITVPATGRVAIVLDYTAPLTDKMMGIYPSFYELNGERKSIIGTQFETNFARQAFPSVDEPEAKATFTLALSFDEEPGETVLGNMPEVKVEAGVHYFEETRRMSTYLVAFAFGDLQAKRTKTTSGVEVGVYSTKAHQPAELDFALDIAKRSIEFYEDYYQTPYPLPHSWQLALPDFSAGAMENWGLVTYREVYLLVDSESTPLSMQQGVATVIAHELAHQWFGDLVTMQWWDDLWLNESFANMMEYVAIDALEPDWHIWDSFRTTEIPMSLSRDATDGVQSVHVAVNYPEEIDTLFDAAIVYAKGARLLVMLRKLIGDAALRKGLKNYFAKHQYGNAQGADLWAELGAVTDYDVTAIMQTWLDQPGYPVLSVAEEANQLVIRQEQFFIGDHVDQHRLWQVPLNSNYMAVPEILATTELKIPNYTQLRDQAAVPFRVNVDDATHVVVQYDKRILHDILAHPEELLTGDKLQILKDLRYLAQAQRISYAEVVPLLERFATDSSRIVNEALLEIVDALKVFFTPGTPEYGRFQALVAKLTAFNVARLGWEKQATDSNDDVLLRPEVLSAALLAEVPAEQAQAHALYERYADNLQALPADVRGLVLKNEVKQYYSKALFDKLLQAYQATPDTSYQMHLRAGLTSVEDPTAIAELLTVFKDNTVIKPQDLRGWATGLLNNPVGEQPIWDWLRTEWAWIEDTLGGDMSFTSYITMLARTFKTPVRLAEFKEFFEPKLAQPGLTREIEMDTNVIAARVALIAAEQAAVYALFN, from the coding sequence ATGGCAGGGGTAGCACGATTTATTGAAACATTTGTGCCAGCACATTACGATTTACGGATTGATATTAATCGTGAAACAAAGGTGATTGCTGGGACGACGACAATTTACGGTGAAGCAAAGAACACCACTGTGAAAGTGCACGAGCATGACTTGACAGTCAGTGCCGTCCAACTATTAGACGAAGGTACCGGTGTTTTGACACCCGCTGAATTTGTCGTGACACCAGCCAATGATGAAATTGCCATCACTGTACCAGCTACTGGACGGGTGGCGATTGTTTTGGATTATACAGCACCCTTAACAGATAAAATGATGGGTATTTACCCATCATTTTACGAGTTGAACGGTGAACGAAAGTCAATTATTGGTACCCAATTTGAAACTAATTTTGCTCGTCAGGCCTTCCCAAGTGTGGATGAGCCAGAGGCGAAGGCAACCTTCACGTTGGCTTTGAGTTTTGATGAGGAGCCCGGTGAAACAGTCTTAGGTAACATGCCCGAAGTGAAAGTTGAGGCGGGTGTGCACTACTTTGAAGAGACGCGCCGTATGTCAACTTATTTGGTTGCGTTTGCCTTTGGTGATTTGCAAGCGAAGCGGACCAAAACCACATCGGGGGTTGAGGTGGGGGTCTATAGTACTAAGGCGCATCAACCAGCAGAATTAGACTTTGCACTTGATATTGCGAAGCGCTCAATTGAATTTTATGAAGATTATTATCAAACACCCTATCCATTGCCACACTCTTGGCAGTTGGCCTTACCAGATTTTTCGGCCGGTGCGATGGAAAACTGGGGCTTAGTGACTTATCGTGAAGTATATCTCCTGGTTGATTCAGAAAGTACACCATTGAGTATGCAACAAGGGGTCGCCACTGTGATCGCCCATGAATTAGCCCACCAGTGGTTTGGTGACTTAGTGACCATGCAATGGTGGGATGATTTGTGGTTGAATGAATCATTTGCCAACATGATGGAGTATGTTGCGATTGACGCTTTGGAGCCGGATTGGCACATCTGGGATAGTTTCCGGACGACGGAAATTCCGATGTCATTGTCACGGGATGCCACTGATGGGGTGCAGTCAGTCCACGTTGCGGTTAACTATCCTGAAGAAATCGATACATTGTTTGATGCAGCGATCGTCTACGCCAAGGGTGCCCGGTTATTGGTGATGTTGCGTAAGTTGATTGGGGATGCCGCCTTACGTAAGGGATTGAAGAATTACTTTGCTAAGCACCAATATGGCAATGCACAGGGGGCTGATTTATGGGCAGAACTTGGTGCGGTAACTGATTATGATGTTACTGCGATCATGCAAACATGGCTTGATCAACCAGGCTACCCAGTGCTTTCCGTGGCCGAGGAAGCCAATCAATTGGTGATCCGTCAAGAACAATTTTTCATTGGCGACCATGTCGATCAGCATCGTTTGTGGCAGGTACCATTGAACTCAAATTACATGGCGGTTCCCGAAATTTTGGCTACGACCGAATTAAAGATCCCAAATTATACCCAATTGCGTGATCAAGCAGCCGTACCATTCCGCGTTAACGTGGATGATGCCACGCACGTGGTTGTCCAGTATGACAAGCGGATTTTGCATGATATTTTGGCGCACCCTGAGGAATTGCTCACCGGTGATAAGTTGCAAATTTTGAAAGACTTGCGGTACTTGGCACAAGCACAACGGATTTCGTATGCTGAAGTGGTGCCCTTGTTGGAACGTTTTGCAACGGACAGCTCACGGATTGTGAACGAAGCCTTGTTAGAGATTGTGGATGCACTCAAGGTGTTCTTCACGCCAGGTACCCCAGAGTATGGGCGTTTCCAAGCCTTGGTTGCGAAATTGACGGCATTCAATGTGGCACGTTTGGGTTGGGAAAAGCAAGCGACTGATTCCAATGATGATGTGTTGTTGCGACCAGAGGTATTGAGTGCGGCCTTGTTGGCAGAAGTACCAGCTGAACAAGCTCAAGCCCATGCCTTGTATGAACGATATGCTGATAATTTGCAAGCTTTGCCAGCTGATGTCCGTGGTCTGGTATTGAAAAATGAAGTTAAACAATATTATTCTAAGGCCTTGTTTGATAAGCTGTTACAAGCGTACCAGGCTACTCCGGATACTAGCTATCAAATGCATTTGCGCGCTGGGTTGACGAGTGTTGAAGATCCAACCGCCATCGCTGAACTGCTGACAGTCTTTAAGGATAATACCGTCATCAAGCCCCAAGACTTGCGGGGTTGGGCAACCGGTTTGTTGAATAATCCAGTTGGTGAACAACCAATTTGGGATTGGTTGCGTACGGAATGGGCTTGGATTGAAGACACTTTGGGTGGTGACATGTCATTTACGTCATACATCACCATGCTGGCCCGGACCTTCAAGACACCAGTACGTTTGGCAGAATTCAAGGAATTCTTTGAGCCAAAGTTAGCCCAACCAGGGTTAACACGCGAAATTGAAATGGACACCAATGTCATTGCGGCGCGTGTCGCTTTGATTGCGGCTGAACAAGCTGCGGTATACGCCCTTTTTAACTAA
- a CDS encoding cyclic-di-AMP receptor codes for MKLVTAIVQDKDANSLGTALIKADVRATRMASTGGFLRSGNTTFSIGIEDDRVPEVLEIIKATSHSRRQFMTPAASMDVSLESTASMPIEVQVGGATVFVQNVEEFYHF; via the coding sequence ATGAAATTAGTAACGGCAATTGTACAAGATAAAGATGCAAATAGCTTGGGAACTGCGTTAATTAAAGCCGATGTACGGGCAACACGGATGGCATCAACAGGTGGCTTCTTACGTTCAGGTAACACGACGTTCTCAATTGGTATTGAAGACGACCGGGTACCAGAAGTGCTTGAAATCATTAAGGCAACCTCGCATTCTCGGCGACAGTTTATGACACCAGCTGCTAGCATGGATGTCTCATTAGAATCAACCGCCTCAATGCCCATTGAGGTGCAAGTTGGTGGTGCAACGGTCTTCGTCCAAAACGTTGAAGAGTTTTACCACTTTTAA
- the tmk gene encoding dTMP kinase, protein MAGKFITFEGPDGAGKTSVLKAIVAKLTTVYGKDLLLTREPGGTDNPIAEQIRDLVLSPAHPEMDARTEVLLFAASRRQHIVQTIKPALAAGKLVISDRYVDSSIAYQGAGRQIGVPAVTAVNQFAIDGFLPDKTIYLDVRPEIGLERIQTTRPDEVNRLDMDALAFHQRVSAQYHELAAQNPARYIIINAEQALEDVIEDTWQALVSYLNITPREVEL, encoded by the coding sequence ATGGCAGGAAAGTTTATTACATTTGAAGGACCGGATGGTGCTGGTAAGACAAGTGTACTTAAAGCGATTGTAGCCAAATTGACGACCGTTTATGGCAAGGACTTATTACTGACGCGTGAACCGGGGGGCACTGATAATCCAATCGCTGAACAAATTCGTGATTTGGTATTAAGCCCGGCCCATCCAGAAATGGATGCGCGTACGGAAGTCTTGCTGTTTGCGGCATCGCGACGGCAACACATTGTGCAGACGATTAAACCAGCTTTAGCGGCTGGTAAACTGGTCATTTCCGATCGCTATGTGGATAGTTCGATTGCCTATCAAGGCGCAGGTCGTCAAATTGGGGTACCGGCAGTTACTGCGGTGAATCAGTTTGCGATTGATGGTTTCTTACCTGACAAAACGATCTATTTGGATGTCCGCCCAGAAATTGGCCTCGAACGCATCCAAACGACACGTCCGGATGAAGTGAATCGTTTAGATATGGACGCCTTGGCCTTTCACCAACGGGTCAGTGCGCAATATCATGAATTAGCGGCACAAAATCCGGCACGATACATTATAATTAATGCTGAACAAGCATTGGAAGATGTTATTGAAGATACCTGGCAAGCGCTTGTTAGTTATCTCAATATCACACCGCGGGAGGTGGAACTATGA
- the holB gene encoding DNA polymerase III subunit delta', which yields MEATEIIAQANTQQPQLIRQFKQAVVSDQLAHAFLFVGPQGRGQKLVADWLAMRLMCEHPTADGEPDGVCSQCLRIANGNHPDVIDLKPDGHSIKIDQVRFLKDEFTKTAVEGRRKIFVIEGADTMTASAANGLLKFIEEPVGEQTAILLAENRQQILPTVISRTQVVDFPNLGQEMYTRQLQELGYTDTNIALAAELTDSLPVAETWLADDWFNQSVITISEITGKLLQLDVEAFNLVQTDIMKLSSGTSSHQLLVHMLAAAWRDVILSASNALDTPHFKQSHEWGQYAQRYPMAKLLAVQRIIFTANETLAMNVNLQTTMESVILESQFELGGK from the coding sequence ATGGAAGCTACCGAGATAATTGCACAAGCAAATACGCAGCAGCCTCAATTGATTCGCCAATTCAAACAAGCTGTGGTTAGTGATCAACTAGCACATGCTTTTTTATTTGTTGGTCCACAAGGGCGCGGTCAAAAGTTAGTGGCTGATTGGTTAGCGATGCGGCTGATGTGTGAGCATCCAACCGCTGATGGTGAACCAGATGGTGTCTGCTCACAGTGTTTACGGATAGCGAATGGCAACCATCCTGATGTGATTGACCTAAAACCAGATGGTCACAGTATCAAAATTGATCAAGTCCGTTTTTTGAAGGATGAATTTACCAAAACGGCTGTTGAAGGTCGGCGTAAGATTTTCGTGATTGAAGGTGCCGATACCATGACGGCTAGTGCTGCCAACGGCCTGTTGAAATTTATCGAAGAACCAGTGGGTGAGCAAACCGCAATTTTGTTAGCTGAAAATCGCCAGCAAATTTTACCAACTGTTATTTCACGAACACAGGTGGTAGATTTCCCCAACTTGGGTCAAGAAATGTACACGCGGCAATTACAGGAACTTGGTTATACTGATACCAACATTGCGTTAGCGGCTGAATTAACAGATAGTTTGCCAGTAGCAGAAACGTGGCTGGCAGATGATTGGTTCAATCAAAGTGTGATTACGATTAGCGAGATCACGGGTAAACTGCTCCAATTGGATGTTGAGGCATTTAATTTAGTGCAAACAGACATCATGAAATTGAGTAGTGGCACTAGTAGTCATCAGCTCTTGGTCCATATGCTAGCAGCCGCGTGGCGTGATGTTATCTTGTCAGCAAGCAATGCGTTAGACACGCCGCACTTTAAGCAAAGCCATGAGTGGGGACAGTATGCGCAACGCTATCCGATGGCGAAGTTACTGGCTGTGCAACGGATTATCTTCACCGCTAACGAAACGTTAGCGATGAATGTTAATCTGCAAACGACCATGGAGTCGGTTATTCTTGAGAGTCAATTTGAGTTAGGTGGAAAGTAA
- the metK gene encoding methionine adenosyltransferase → MSEKRLFTSESVSEGHPDKVSDQISDALLDAILAQDPQARTAIETSVTTGYVNVFGELSTTAYININQIVRNTLKRIGYDDPDAGFLADDIHVAVTIDEQSPDIAQGVDSAIEQREVGGADPLDEIGAGDQGLMFGFATNETSEYLPLSVVLSHRLMKKQAEVRRAGTLNYLLPDAKAQVTVELDEHDRATRIDAVVLSTQHRDTITLEQLRSDVQREIIDQVLPQALVDENTRYYINPTGRFVIGGPKGDAGMTGRKIIVDTYGGYARHGGGAFSGKDATKVDRSAAYATRYIAKNIVAAGLADRVEIQVAYAIGVAAPVSINVETFGTGKVPEADLVTAIRELFELRPAGIIRDLDLRKPRYEATAVYGHFGRPELDLPWERLDKVDALKAYFA, encoded by the coding sequence ATGTCAGAAAAACGTCTATTTACATCAGAATCAGTTTCCGAGGGACACCCAGATAAGGTCTCTGACCAAATTTCAGATGCCTTGTTGGATGCTATCTTAGCGCAAGATCCACAGGCCCGGACAGCGATTGAAACTTCGGTGACCACAGGATATGTTAACGTCTTTGGAGAATTATCAACCACGGCTTACATTAATATCAACCAGATTGTGCGGAACACTTTGAAGCGCATCGGTTATGACGATCCAGATGCTGGCTTCTTAGCTGACGATATTCATGTGGCGGTGACCATTGATGAACAATCACCTGACATTGCGCAGGGGGTTGATTCAGCCATTGAGCAACGTGAAGTTGGTGGTGCCGATCCGCTTGATGAGATTGGTGCTGGTGATCAAGGTCTGATGTTTGGTTTTGCAACTAACGAAACATCAGAATATTTGCCATTGTCAGTTGTCCTGTCACATCGATTGATGAAAAAACAAGCTGAGGTCCGACGTGCAGGTACCCTGAATTACCTATTGCCAGATGCTAAGGCCCAAGTGACGGTCGAATTGGATGAACATGATCGGGCCACCCGGATTGATGCAGTCGTCTTGTCAACACAGCACCGAGATACAATCACTTTGGAACAACTGCGGTCGGATGTGCAACGCGAAATTATTGATCAAGTGTTACCACAAGCACTGGTCGATGAAAATACACGTTACTATATCAATCCAACGGGTCGCTTCGTGATTGGCGGACCCAAGGGTGATGCTGGGATGACTGGCCGTAAAATTATCGTTGATACCTATGGTGGTTATGCGCGCCATGGTGGTGGTGCGTTCTCTGGTAAGGATGCGACTAAGGTCGATCGTTCCGCAGCATATGCAACGCGATACATTGCTAAAAACATCGTCGCTGCTGGCTTGGCTGACCGTGTTGAAATCCAAGTGGCGTATGCGATTGGCGTGGCCGCCCCTGTTTCAATTAATGTTGAAACGTTTGGGACAGGCAAGGTACCAGAAGCTGATTTAGTGACTGCGATTCGTGAACTCTTTGAATTGCGGCCAGCTGGTATTATTCGCGATCTTGACCTGCGTAAGCCACGTTATGAAGCCACCGCGGTATATGGTCACTTTGGTCGACCAGAGTTGGACTTACCATGGGAGCGTTTGGATAAGGTGGACGCGCTCAAAGCCTACTTTGCTTAA
- the leuS gene encoding leucine--tRNA ligase has protein sequence MAYQHKTIEKKWQHYWEEHQEFKTKSETTLPKYYVLDMFPFPSGQGLHVGHPEGYTATDIVARMKRMQGFNVLHPMGFDAFGLPTEDYAIKTGADPKEVTATNVKNFRRQMKALGLSYDWSREVNTTDPKYYKWTQWIFEQLYKQGLAYEDEIMVNWAPDYNGGTVVANEEIVDGKTERGGYPVYRVPMRQWVLKITAYADRLLEDLEEVDWPEAIKEQQRHWIGRSIGAAINFPVKGHEANVEVFTTRADTLFGATYLVLSPEHALVDEIVTADQKEAVAAFKQSIASKSDLERTDLNKDKSGIFTGAYAVNPINGEAVPIWIGDYVLASYGTGAIMAVPAHDQRDWDFAKKYDLQIRQVVAGGDVAEAAFTGEGEHINSDFLNGLGKADGVEKALAYIEEKGIGHKQVNYRLRDWIFSRQRYWGEPIPVINWDDGTKSLVPKDELPLRLPEVDNIVPSGTGESPLVNATEWLNVTDKDGRHGMRETNTMPQWAGSSWYYLRYMDPHNDKALVDPAKEAYWSNVDLYIGGAEHAVLHLLYARFWHKVLYDLGIVSTKEPFQKLANQGMILGENHEKMSKSKGNVVNPDDVVEEFGADTLRIYEMFMGPLEQSIAWSADGLSGSRRWLDRVWRLFIDDEDKLRDHITTINDHKLDKVYNETIKKVTDDYENLRFNTAISQMMIFVNEAYKVDALPVEYLEGFLKVLNPVAPHITEELWSKLNHAESITYESWPTYDEAALVEDTVEIPVQVNGRLRGRAVIAADASKDAMIAAALADTNVQKFLDGVEPKKVIAVPGRMVNIVL, from the coding sequence ATGGCCTATCAACACAAGACAATTGAGAAGAAGTGGCAACACTATTGGGAAGAACACCAAGAATTCAAGACAAAGTCAGAGACAACTTTGCCCAAGTATTATGTTTTGGATATGTTCCCGTTCCCATCAGGGCAAGGATTACACGTGGGACACCCAGAAGGCTACACAGCAACGGACATCGTTGCGCGTATGAAACGCATGCAAGGGTTCAACGTCTTGCACCCAATGGGCTTTGACGCGTTTGGTTTGCCAACTGAAGACTACGCCATTAAGACAGGTGCTGATCCTAAGGAAGTCACAGCAACCAATGTTAAGAACTTCCGCCGTCAAATGAAGGCGTTAGGTTTGTCATATGACTGGTCACGTGAAGTTAACACTACTGATCCTAAGTACTACAAGTGGACCCAATGGATTTTTGAACAATTATATAAGCAAGGTTTGGCTTATGAAGATGAAATCATGGTTAACTGGGCACCAGACTATAATGGTGGGACGGTTGTAGCTAACGAAGAGATCGTTGATGGTAAGACTGAACGTGGTGGGTACCCTGTTTATCGTGTACCAATGCGTCAATGGGTCTTGAAGATCACGGCCTACGCTGATCGTTTGTTAGAAGACTTAGAAGAGGTTGATTGGCCAGAAGCCATTAAGGAACAGCAACGCCACTGGATTGGCCGTTCAATTGGAGCTGCAATCAACTTCCCTGTCAAAGGACACGAGGCGAACGTTGAAGTCTTTACAACACGTGCTGACACCTTGTTTGGGGCAACCTATCTGGTGTTGTCACCGGAACATGCATTAGTGGATGAGATCGTTACTGCGGATCAAAAAGAAGCGGTGGCTGCTTTCAAGCAGTCAATCGCCTCAAAGTCTGATTTGGAACGGACCGACTTGAACAAGGATAAGTCAGGTATCTTCACTGGGGCCTATGCTGTGAACCCAATCAATGGTGAAGCAGTGCCAATCTGGATTGGTGACTATGTTTTGGCTTCTTACGGTACTGGTGCGATTATGGCGGTGCCAGCACATGACCAACGTGACTGGGATTTTGCTAAGAAATACGATCTACAAATTCGCCAAGTTGTGGCTGGTGGTGACGTAGCAGAGGCAGCTTTCACTGGTGAAGGCGAGCACATCAATTCTGATTTCTTGAACGGTTTGGGCAAAGCAGATGGCGTTGAAAAAGCGCTGGCTTACATTGAAGAAAAGGGTATCGGTCATAAGCAAGTGAACTATCGTTTGCGTGATTGGATCTTTTCTCGCCAACGCTACTGGGGTGAACCCATCCCGGTGATTAACTGGGATGATGGGACTAAGTCATTGGTTCCAAAGGATGAGTTGCCATTACGCTTGCCTGAGGTGGATAATATCGTGCCATCTGGCACGGGTGAATCACCATTGGTGAATGCGACTGAATGGCTCAACGTGACCGATAAGGATGGACGCCATGGGATGCGTGAGACCAACACGATGCCACAATGGGCAGGATCTTCATGGTATTACTTGCGCTATATGGATCCACACAATGACAAGGCTTTGGTTGACCCAGCTAAGGAAGCATACTGGTCAAACGTTGACTTGTACATTGGTGGGGCCGAACATGCGGTCTTGCACCTGTTATATGCGCGTTTCTGGCACAAGGTGTTGTATGACTTGGGCATCGTTTCAACGAAAGAACCTTTCCAAAAGTTGGCCAATCAAGGCATGATTCTTGGTGAGAATCATGAAAAAATGTCTAAGTCAAAGGGCAACGTCGTGAATCCAGATGACGTTGTTGAAGAATTTGGTGCCGACACTTTGCGTATTTACGAAATGTTTATGGGTCCATTGGAACAATCAATTGCGTGGTCAGCGGATGGTTTGTCAGGATCACGACGTTGGTTGGATCGTGTTTGGCGCTTGTTCATTGATGATGAGGATAAGTTACGTGATCATATCACAACTATCAATGATCATAAGTTAGATAAGGTCTACAATGAAACGATCAAGAAGGTCACCGATGACTATGAAAACTTGCGCTTTAATACGGCCATTTCACAGATGATGATTTTTGTGAATGAAGCCTACAAGGTTGATGCATTGCCAGTTGAATATCTTGAAGGTTTCTTGAAGGTATTAAATCCGGTTGCACCGCACATCACCGAAGAGCTCTGGTCTAAGTTGAATCATGCAGAATCAATCACGTATGAATCATGGCCAACATATGATGAAGCTGCGTTAGTGGAAGACACAGTTGAAATTCCGGTCCAAGTGAACGGTCGGCTCCGTGGTCGCGCAGTGATTGCAGCTGATGCGTCAAAGGATGCGATGATTGCAGCCGCGTTGGCTGATACCAACGTGCAAAAGTTCTTGGATGGTGTTGAACCTAAAAAGGTCATCGCTGTGCCAGGACGCATGGTTAATATCGTTTTGTAA
- a CDS encoding peptide deformylase: MEQQIVRGTAIFTPATDATILDSAVGQNLLDTLISHAQSAVGLAANMIGQNKRIIVASDVGQTLLMYNPVITKMSGKYSTEEGCLSLDGTREVQRFRQIEVTWQDPQFKAQRAKFTGFMAEIIQHEIDHTNGIVI; the protein is encoded by the coding sequence ATGGAACAGCAAATTGTGCGGGGCACGGCTATTTTTACACCTGCGACTGACGCGACTATTTTAGATAGTGCAGTTGGTCAAAATCTACTGGATACATTGATAAGTCATGCGCAGTCAGCCGTGGGGTTGGCAGCCAACATGATTGGCCAGAATAAGCGGATCATTGTAGCCAGTGACGTTGGTCAGACGCTGCTGATGTACAATCCAGTGATTACAAAAATGTCCGGTAAATATAGTACTGAAGAGGGCTGTTTATCGTTGGATGGGACGCGCGAAGTGCAACGTTTTCGACAGATTGAAGTCACGTGGCAAGATCCTCAATTCAAGGCGCAACGGGCCAAATTCACTGGTTTTATGGCAGAAATTATTCAACATGAAATTGATCACACTAACGGTATTGTCATCTAA
- the rlmD gene encoding 23S rRNA (uracil(1939)-C(5))-methyltransferase RlmD: MPKNILPVKLHEIREGVVTDVMHNGMGVILVDDYPVKLVDAFLGEKIKYELTQVDRLSAFGQVLQVLEPSPERIQANKDYLLEAGVAPYVNLSYQGQLRLKKWQVEKAFAAVGLDTIAVADTIGTTHPTHYRNKTVVPMKYQNGKLTTGFFDRKDKVTIVPMEDYFVNDREIDAAIGMVRDILDAHQVTVYDDATQKGDMRYIMVRRGYYSQEVMVVLVSHSPALADEEPIAQEIAAKVPGIQSIILNHNPRQTNQQLTGDNRTLWGADAIHDTLLGRDFVIGPNSFYQVNPETTEVLYELAAQKGELQGSDTIIDAYSGIGTIGLSVADKVQRVLGVEVVERAVADAKINMVANQIKNAEFVAADAPTQMQAWKDAGLKPDVVFVDPPRRGLTEELMDAVTYMKPDRFVYVSCNPVTMARDTTYMLEHGYALKGAIQPLDQFPQTAHIEAVALFVPQAMATK; the protein is encoded by the coding sequence ATGCCAAAGAACATTTTGCCGGTAAAATTGCATGAAATTCGTGAAGGTGTGGTAACCGATGTCATGCACAATGGCATGGGCGTCATTCTCGTGGACGACTACCCTGTGAAGCTGGTGGATGCCTTTTTAGGGGAAAAAATTAAATATGAATTAACGCAGGTTGATCGACTATCAGCTTTCGGGCAGGTATTGCAGGTACTAGAGCCATCCCCCGAACGTATTCAAGCTAACAAAGATTACTTACTGGAAGCGGGTGTGGCCCCATATGTCAATTTGTCATACCAGGGTCAATTGCGTTTGAAGAAGTGGCAAGTCGAAAAAGCATTTGCGGCGGTGGGGTTAGATACGATTGCGGTTGCCGATACGATTGGTACGACACATCCAACGCATTATCGTAATAAGACGGTGGTGCCGATGAAGTACCAAAATGGCAAGTTGACGACCGGCTTCTTTGATCGAAAAGATAAAGTGACGATTGTCCCAATGGAAGACTATTTTGTGAATGATCGTGAAATCGATGCCGCGATTGGCATGGTTCGTGATATTTTGGATGCGCATCAGGTCACGGTATATGATGATGCGACCCAAAAGGGCGACATGCGTTATATCATGGTGCGCCGGGGCTATTATTCGCAAGAAGTCATGGTCGTACTTGTGAGCCATAGTCCAGCGTTGGCTGATGAGGAACCCATTGCCCAAGAGATTGCTGCCAAGGTGCCTGGGATTCAGAGTATCATTTTGAATCACAATCCCCGCCAAACTAATCAGCAATTGACTGGTGATAATCGTACGCTTTGGGGTGCCGATGCGATTCATGATACTTTGCTTGGGCGCGATTTCGTAATTGGTCCAAATTCGTTCTATCAAGTGAATCCCGAAACCACCGAAGTGTTATATGAATTAGCTGCGCAAAAGGGTGAGTTACAGGGATCCGATACTATTATCGATGCCTATTCCGGTATTGGCACAATTGGCCTATCAGTGGCGGATAAGGTTCAACGGGTCTTAGGGGTTGAAGTGGTTGAACGGGCAGTTGCCGATGCTAAGATCAATATGGTCGCGAATCAGATTAAAAATGCTGAATTCGTGGCCGCTGATGCACCCACCCAAATGCAAGCTTGGAAGGATGCTGGATTAAAGCCGGATGTCGTCTTTGTTGATCCGCCACGCCGGGGGTTAACCGAAGAATTAATGGACGCTGTGACGTACATGAAACCGGATCGGTTTGTTTACGTGTCATGCAATCCCGTCACTATGGCGCGTGATACCACCTATATGCTTGAGCATGGTTATGCCCTCAAAGGGGCTATTCAACCGTTAGATCAATTTCCCCAAACGGCGCATATTGAAGCCGTCGCGCTGTTTGTACCACAAGCAATGGCGACAAAGTAA